The DNA window GGGCCGTGGCGTTCATGCGCGAGAACACGGCCACGACCGAATCCAACATCCGCAACGAGGTGGACCGCTACATAGCGTGGCCGGGCCAGGCGCTGGCCTACATGGTCGGCCAGCGGGAGATCCTGCGCCTGCGCGAGGCCACGCGTAAGCGGCTCGGACCCCGCTTCTCGCTGCCGGAATTCCACCGCCGCGTCCTCGAGCACGGCGCGGTCCCGCTCGCCGTCCTGGCCGACAACGTGCACGTGTGGGAACCGACACCGACTGTTCACTGACACCAGGAGAAGCCATGGAACTGACGATTAACGGGTGCCGCCTCACGGTCGAGGACCTCGGCCCCAGGGACGCACCACTGATCATCGCCCATCACGGCGGGGGCGGCATCGGGTCGCTCAAGGAGCCGCGGGACACCTTCGGCCCGCTGTCCGACGAGTACCGCGTCATCGTGTTCGATGCTCGCGGGTGCGGTACGAGCGAAGCCTTGCCGCCCTACTCGCACCAGCAGTGGGCCGCCGATGTGGACGCGCTGCGCGAGTGGGCCGGAGCCGAGAAGGTCACGGTCGCGGGCGGGTCGTACGGCGGCTTCATCGCAATGGAGTACGCCCTCGCGTACCCCGACCGGATCCAGGCGCTCATGCTGCGGGACACGGCGGCTGACGGCACGAACCTTGAGACCGCCTTCGAGAACGCGCGGAACCAGAACCGCATCGAGATCAAGTGGGACAACTTCAACCGCTACTGGACCGGCCAGATCCGCGACGACGCTGACCTCAAACAGTGCTGGAGCGAGATGATCGGGCTCTACGACCACGACTACGACCCGGAGCGCTCGGCCCGCGCTGTGGAGGAGGGCACCTACCGGCACGAGGCCCACAACTGGTGCTTCCAGCACAACTGGGGCAACTACGACCTGAAGGACCGGCTCGGGTCCATCACGGTGCCAGTACTGGTCACCGTGGGACGCCATGACTGGGTCACCCCGGTCAGCTGCTCGGAGACGATCACCAAACTGGTGCCGAACGCCGAGCTTGTGATCTTCGAGAAGTCCGGGCACTCGCCGCAGAAGGAGGAGCGCGAGCTCTTCCAGCAGGTCATCCGCGGCTTCATTCACCGTGCCGTGCCGCTGGCGGCAAGCGCATGAGGTACGTCTTCATCGGCGGTGGGGCCATCGGTGGCACGCTCGCCGCGCACATGATACGAGCGGGTCACGACGTCCTGATCTGTGACGCCGACGTCGCGCATGTCGAGGCGATCCGTGCCAACGGGCTGCACATCGAGGGCCCGGTGAACGAGTTCACCGTCGACGTCCCCGCCGTCACTCCGGCCGAGCTGCCAGACCGGATCGACCGCGCCCTCGTCGCGGTCAAGAGCCTGCACACCGCGGAGGCCGCCGCGCTGCTCACGGACCGGCTGACCCCCGAGGGCCTCGTCCTCAGCGTCCAGAACGGGCTGACCGCGGACCACCTGATCCGGGCGGTCGGACGGGCCCGGGTCCTGTCGAGCTTCGTCAACTTCGGTGCGGACGTCATGGCCCCCGGGCGGATCATGCAGGGCAACATCGGCACCTTCCGGGTCGGCGAGCTCGACCCCGGGCCGATCACCGACCGGGTGCGCGAGTTCGTATCCATCCTCCCGTACGCCGAGGCCACCGAGAACGTGCTCGGGTACCTGTGGGGCAAGGAGGCGTACGGCGCGATGCTCTGGGCCGGCGCCGTGTCGGACCTGTCCATCGCCGACAGCCTCGAGGATCCGCGGTACCGACCGCTCATGCTGGCCGTCGCGCGCGAGGTCCTCGCCCAGGTGCCGGTTCCGGTGGAGAGCTTCGACGGGTTCGTCCCGGACGACCTCGAGGGCTCGCTGAACCGGCTGGTCGAGTTCAACCGGAAGAGCGCGAAGAGCCACAGCGGCATCTACCGCGACCTGGTCGTCCGCAAGCGGAAGACCGAGATCGACGAGATGCTCCGCGACCTCGACGGCCCGATCTTCCACAAGATCGGCGAGCTGATCCACGACATCGAACAGGGGCGGCGCGTCTGCGAGGTGGCGAACCTCGACGAACTGGCGGCCTACGTCGCCGACCTCCAGAAGGCCGACCAGACACCGGAAGGACCCCGACCGTGAGGCTGCACGACCGCAACTGGATGCAGATCCGCGACTACCTCAAGCACGACGACCGAGTGGTCCTGCCGATCGGCTCCACCGAGCAGCACGGCTACCTCTCCCTCGGGACGGACGCGATTCTCGCCGAACGGGTCGCCGTCGAGGCGGCCGAGCCGCTCGGCATCCCGGTGCTGCCCGCCCTGCCGTTCGGGATGACGCCCTATCTCGCCGCGTACCCGGGCAGCATGACCCTGCGGATGAGCACCTACATCGAGGTCATCCGCGATCTGCTCGACTGCCTTCACCTGCAGGGGTTCCGCCGGATCGCCATCGTCAACGGCCACGGCGGGAACAGCCCGGTGACCGGCCTGGTCCGCGAGTGGCTCGCCGAGCCGCGCGAGGAGCGCGTCGAGGTGCTCTTCCACAACTGGTGGAACGCGCCCCGGACCGCCGCAACCGCCTCGCAGTTCGACCCGGACCAGATGCACGGCGCGTGGGTGGAGAACTTCCCGTGGACGCGGTTGGTCGGGGTGGAGATCCCGACCGAGCCGATCCCCGTCCTCGACCGCGAGCTGCTCGGCCGGCTCTCCCGGGACGAGATGCTCCAGATCGCGCCGGACGGCAGCCACGGCGGGCCGTACCAGCGCTCCGACGAGGACATGGCGGTCGTCTGGGCGGCCGGCGTGGCGGAGGTCCGTGAGCAGCTCGAGAACGGGTGGCTCAAGTGACCGCGATCGTCACCTCCGGCCGGCTCACCTTCCCCGACGCCCGTGACCTTCTTCCCGAGCTGGCCGGGTACATCAGTATCCCGAGCGTCAGCCGCGACAGCGACCCGCAGGTGATGCGCCGGGCCGCCGAGTGGCTCCGCGACCAGCTCGGCTTCGCCGGTGCGCGCCTCGATGAGACGGCTGGCAACCCCATCGTCCGCGCCGACTGGCTCGGCGTCCCCGGGGCGCCGACGATCCTCGTCTACGGGCACTACGACGTCCAGCCGCCCGGCAGCCTCGCGGAGTGGAACAGCCCGCCGTTCGAGATGACGACCGACGGCGACGTCATCCGGGGCCGCGGCGTCACCGACGACAAGGGGCCGGTCTTTATCGTCCTCAAGCTGGCGCAGGCGTTCCTGGCCCAAGAGGGCGGGCTGCCGCTCAACGTTAAGTTCCTCTTCGAGGGCGAGGAGGAGATCGGCAGCCCCAACCTCGCCGACTACCTTCGGGCACACGCCGACGAGCTGGCGGCCGACCTGGTCGTCTCCGCGGACGGGGCGATGTGGCGCCCCACCGAACCGTCGGTGTCGGTGGCCTCGAAGGGCCTGGTGTCCCTGTCCGTCGTCGTGGAAGGGGCGGCCACCGACCTGCACTCGGGCCGCTTCGGCGGCACGGTCGCGAACCCGGTGCACCAGCTCGCCGCGCTGCTGGCGAGCCTGCACGACGCCGACGGCCGGGTGGCGGTCGACGGGTTCTACGAGGGCGTTCACGAGCTGAGCGACGCGCGCAAGGCGGAGATCGAGGCGGTGGCCTTCGACGAGGAGGCGTACCGGACCGACCTCGGGGTCCCGGCGCTGTTCGGGGAGGCGGGGCTGAGCACCCTAGAGCGGCTGTGGGAACGGCCGACCCTGGAGGTCAACGGCGTCGAGGCGGGTGGGAAGTACACGGTGATCCCGCGCCGGGCCGTCGCGCACCTCTCCTGCCGGCTCGTCCACGAGCAGTGCCCCGATGCGGTCTTCGAGGCCATCGACCGTCACCTCCGGGAGCGGGCGCACCCGGCGGTTACCGTGACGGTTCACCCGGACCCCGGAGGCGTCCCGGCCTACCGGGTCGACGGGGACCACCCATCCATCGTCTGCGCCGTCGCCGCCCTGGCCGAGGTCTACCCGGGCCAGGAGGTCCTCCGGGCCGTCATCGCCGGGACTCTGCCGGCGACGGCGTTGTTCGAGGAGGTGCTGGACGCGAAGACCCTCTTCTTCTCGTTCTCCACCGCGGACGAGAAGCTGCACGCACCGAACGAGTTCCTGCGGATCCGCCGGATCGACGAGGGCCTGCGCGCCTGGGAGGTCCTCTGGCGCGAGCTGGCCCGGGCGCTGCCCCGAGGTGCGTCATGAGCGATCCGTACGTCGCCTATTCCTACCTCGACGAACCGCCATGGCGCGGCGAACTCGCGCCGGAGGCCGGCCGGGTTCCGGCCTACCGGCACGGCCAGCCTGAGCCGGTCGTCGAGCGCGCGGAGCGGCTGTTGCGCGACCACGTGACGATCAGCCTGCACGACCACCCGGTGCGCTTCCCGGCCGACATGGCAGACACCCCGGCCTACAACCGGACCGGTCGCCAGCACACCGCCTACGCGGGCCTGCTCACGTCTGGGCTCACCGCGGTGTTCGACAACATGATGGACGGGACGGCGTGCGTCACCGGGTCGGCGCCGTGGCAGTGGGACGACGTCGTCACCGACCTCGGGATGCGCCAGGCCGACCTCGCGCAGCAGGACCTGGTCACGGTGGTGCGCCGGCTCCGGGACATCGACGACGCACACGAGCAGGGCCGGGTCGGTCTGGTCTTCGGCCTGGAGGCGGCGACGCCCATCGGCAACGAAGTCGACAAGCTGGACGTCCTCTACGGCCTCGGCGTGCGGCAGATCGGCATCGCCTACTCGGACTCGAACGCCCTCGGGTCGGGGTTGAACGAACGGGTCGACGGCGGCCTGACGCTCCTGGGCCAGCGCGCCGTCCGGCGGATGAACCAGCTGGGCCTAGCCATCGACATCTCCCACTCCGGGGACCAGACCGGCATCGACACCTGCCGGGCGTCCGACGCGCCCGTGCTCATGACGCACGCCGGGGCGCGCGCGCTGTGGGACATTCCCCGGCTCAAGGGCGACGACGTGCTGCGAGCCGTCGCCGACACCGGCGGTGTCATCGGGATCTCGGCGGCACCGCACACCACCTGCTCGACGGCGCACCCCAGGCACACCATCGAGTCCGTCCTGGACCACTTCAACTACTGCGTCGACCTTGTGGGCATCGATCACGTCGCCTTCGGCCCGGACACGCTCTACGGCGACCACGTCGGGCTCCACACCACCTTTGCGCACCTGTTGCGGACCGGCGCGGCGAGCCCGCCGCCGCACGAGAAGGTGCCCTATGTGGATGGTCTCGAGAACCCTTCCGAGTGCTTTCACAACCTTACCGTGTGCCTCGTTCGGGACGGGCACTCCGATGAGGACATCCGCAAGGTCCTCGGCGGCAACATCATGCGGGCGCTCGGCGAGATCTGGCACTGAAGGAGAGATAGGTCGTGACGCTGCCCCTGTCGGGTGTGCGCATCCTCGCGATCGAGCAGTACGGCGCCGGCCCCTTCGGGAGCTCGCACCTGGCTGATCTCGGCGCGGAGGTGATCAAGATCGAGGACCCCGGGAGCGGCGGCGACGTCGGGCGGACGGTCCCGCCGTACGCCGAGGACGAGGACTCGCTGTTCTTTGAGGCCTTCAACCGCGGCAAGAAGTCGATCTCCCTTGACCTCGCGGCTCCGTCCGGTCGCGCGGTCTTCGAGGAGCTGGTGCGGGTCAGCGACGCGGTCTATTCGAACCTGCGCGGCGATGTCCCCGAGAAGATCGGGATCACCTACGCCCAACTGGCCGCGGTCAACCCGAAGATCGTCTGCTGCTCGCTCAGCGGGTACGGCATGACCGGGCCGCGGCGCAACGATCCAGGCTACGACTACGTGGTTCAGGCGCTGACGGGGTGGATGGACCTCACCGGGGAGCCGGACGGTCCGCCGACGAAGTCCGGCCTGTCGCTCGTCGACTTCTCCGCCGGCTACGTCGCCGCCCTCGCCCTCGTCTCCGGCATCCTCGCCGCGCGGCGCGACGGCGTGGGGATGGACTGTGACGTCAGCCTCTTCGACACGGCGATGGCCATGCTGACCTACCCCGGGGTCTGGCACCTCAACGCCGGCTTCGAGCCCAGGCGCACCCGCCATTCGGCCCATCCGTCGATCATTCCCTTCCAGGCCTTCGAGACGGCCGACGGATGGATCGTCGTCGCCGCGCCGAAGGAGAAGTTCTGGCGCCGGTTCACGGAGGTCATCGAGCGGCCGGACCTCGCGACCGACCGGCGGTTCGCCACGCTCGCCGACCGGCAGCGCAACGCCGCCGCGCTGCTGCCGATCCTCGAGGAGACCATGCGGCTGCGGACGAGCGCCGACTGGGACGAGCGGCTGCGCGCCGCCGCCGTGCCCAGCGGCCAGGTTCGCAGCGTCGCCGAGGCGTTCGAGGATCCGCAGGCGGTCGCCCGCGGGCTGGTTGTGGAGGCCGACCATCCCCGGTACGGCACGGTCCGCACGATCGCCTCGCCGGTGCGGGTCGGCTCCGCTGCGGCCACCCCCCGGCGGGCTCCGCGCCGAGGCGAGCACACCGAGGACGTCGTGACCGACCTGCTCGGCTACTCCTCGGACGACATCGAGCGGGCGCGCCGCGACGGTGCCTTCGGACGGGGGCTCTGATGAGTGGCGGGCACACACCGACGCCGGAGGCCGTCGAGGAGCCGGACCGGTCCTGGCTCGAGGAGCCCTCGGTCGTGCACGGCGCCTGGCAGGCCAGCGTCGAGCGTGCCGAGGACGTCCTTAGCCCGACGGCGGTCACCAACCTCCATCACCTGCTCGACCGTGCCGGGGACCCGCCGCAGGCCATTCCGGTCATGTGGCACCTCGTTGCCTTCACCCCGCGCTGCCCCCAGGCCGAACTCTCCCCGGACGGTCACCCGTGGACCGGCTCGTTCCTGCCGCCCATGGCCGCCCGGCAGCGGATGTTCGCGGGCAGCCGGGTCCGCCGCCAAGGGGTCCTCAGGTCCGGCGACGTGCTGGAACAGGTCTCGCGGGTCACCTCGGTCGACGTCAAGCACGGGCGCGCTGGCGAACTCGTCTTCGTCGGTGTCCGGCATCTCCTGACCGGGCCCAGCGGCTGGATCTGCCAGGACGACACGATCGTCTACCGGGAGCCGGCCCCCTTGCGCACGCCGCCGCCGGCGGACGAGCCCGGCCCGTGGACCATGACGAAGGTCGTGGATCCCGTGCTCCTCTTCCGCTACTCGGCGATCACCTACAACGCCCATCGGATCCACTACGACCGTTCGTACGCCTGTGACGTCGAGGGGTACCCGGGCCTCGTCGTTCACGGCCCGCTCCAGGCCACCCTGCTCGCCGACCTCGCCGGTCGGCATGTCCCCGAGCACCTCATCGCCGACTTCAGCTTCCGGGCCACGGCTCCCGCCTTCGACACGGCGGACTTCGAGATGACCGGCCGGCCGATCGCCGGCGGCGTGGAGCTGACCGGCCGAAGCGGCGGAGCCGTCACCATGCGGGCGACGGCACGACTGAAGGAAGACACGTGACTGATCCCGTCATCCAGGACGTCGTCGCCGTGCCGGTGGCCGGCGGCTACTTCTTCGACGACCAGGCCGCCATCCGGGCCGGAGCCACCCGCGACGGTGGCCGCTACCTCGGCAGCCCCGTCACGCCCGGCTTCGCCCAGGTGCGCGAGCCCGCCGAGGCCGTCTCGATCATCCTCCGCCTCTCCGATGGCAAGGTCGTCGTCGGCGACTGCGCGACCGTGCAGTACTCCGGCGTCGCCGGGCGCGAGCCCCGGCTGCGCGCCAAGGAGCTGGCCGAGGCGATCGAGGCCCGGGTCGCGCCACGGTTGCGGGGCCTGCCGGTCGGGCGCTACCGGTCGGCCGACGAGCAGGCCCGGGCGATCTGCGCCGAGGTGCTGGAGAACCCCCTGGCGGCCGGGTACGGCCTGTCGCAGGCGCTCCTCGCCGCCGCCGCGCACGCTGCGGGCCACGGGATGATGGCCTGGACGGTCCAGGAGGAGTGGGGCATCGAGACTCCGCTGCGCCGGCTGCCGCTCTACGCGCAGAGCGGCGAGGCCCGCCGCAGCAACGTCGACACGATGATCATGAAGAGCGTCGGGGTGCTGCCGCACGGCCTCATCAACGCACCCGAACTGGTCGGGTCCGACGGCAGCGCACTGGCGGCCTACGTGGCGTGGGTCGCGGAGCGGATCGACGCGATCGGCGCCGCGGACTACGCGCCCGAACTGCATTTCGACGTGTACGGGCTGGTGGGCGCGGCGGCCGGCGGAGACATCGACCGCACCGTCGACATCCTGCTGCGCCTCGAGCGCGCGGCCGGGCGTCATCCGATCCGGATCGAGCACCCCATCGACGCGGGGAGCCGCGAGGGGCAGATCGCCGCCTTCGCGAAGATCAGGTCGGGCCTGGCGGAACGAGGCTCACGGCTGCGGATCGTCGCGGACGAGTGGGCCAACACGGTCGAGGACATCGCCGCGTTCTGCGCGGCCGGCGCCGCCGACCTGATCCAGGTGAAGACACCGGACCTGGGGTCGCTGACGAACACGATCGAGGCAGCGCTGCACTGTACGGCCCACGGGGTCGGCGTCGTGCTCGGCGGCACCTGCACCGAGACCGACGTGTCGGCCAGGGCGACCACGCACGTGGGGCTGGCCATCGGCGCGACCCAGCTGCTCGCTAAGCCCGGCATGGGGGTGGACGAGCCGCTCATGATCGTCGGCAACGAGATGGCCCGCTGCCTCCGCTTGGACGCCCTGGGCCGGCCGGGCGGCCGGCGTGGCTGACCCGGCCCTGCCGCGCACGCACCTGTACGTCCCCGGCGACCGTCCGGACCGGTTCGACAAGGCGGTGGCCGCCGGCGCGGACGTCGTCATCCTCGACCTCGAGGACGCCGTCGCTCCGGACGGCAAGCAGCCTGCCCTCGAGGCGGTGACCGGCTGGCTGGCGAGCCGGCCGACGGCCGCCGGGCCGCAGCTGTGGGTCCGCGTCAACCGGGGCGCGCTGGACGAGGTCGAGGTCCTCGCCCGACGCGCCGCCCTCGACGGCCTCTGCCTGCCGAAGGTCGAGTCGGCGGCCGAGGTCGAGGCCGTCCACGCCCTCGCGCCGAATGTGCGACTCGCGCCGCTCGTCGAGTCCGCGGTCGGCGTGGCGCGGCTGTCCGGGATCGCCTCGGCCGCCGGGGTGGTCTGGTTGCACCTCGGCGAGCTGGACCTGGCCGCCGACCTCGGCATGACGGTCAGCACGGGTGACGAGCTGGACGCGGTGCGCACCATGGTCGTCGTGGCGAGCCGCGCCGCCGGCCTCGCCGCGCCCCCGGCGCCGGTGAGCCCCGAGGTCGCCGACATGGACCGGTTCGCCGCCTCGACGCTGCGGCTGCGCAACCTCGGCTTCGCCGGTCGGGCCTGTATCCACCCCCGGCAGGTCGAGGTGGTCCATCGGCTGGCTGCGGCGCGCGCGGGCGACGTGGCGTGGGCCCGGCGGGTCCTCGTCGAGGCCTGCACGCACGACGGCGCGGCCTTCGTGTTCGAAGGGTCGATGATCGACGAGGCGGTTCTGCGCCGGGCGCGCGACATCGTGGCCGGCGATGCCGGGGCCTAGCGGCCGACGGGAGGGCGCGTGGCGGCGCTCCTCCTGATCGCCGCCGCCGGGCTGGGCCACTTCGGCTGGGGGACGATCCTTCCGTACCAGTACGTCTACGCCTCGGAGACGCGGGGCTGGGGTCCGCTCGTCGGCGCCCTCGCCTCGTCGCTCTTCTCCGTCGGGGCACTCGCCGCGGCGCCGATGGCCGGCCGGCTCACCGACCGCCGCCGGCCCGCGTCGATCCTCATCGCGGCTCAGGCCGTCGCCGCATGCGGCAGCATCGGCATGCTCGTCGCCAACCAGGCGTGGGCGTTCTGCGCCTCGTCGTTTATCTTTGGCTGCGGCATGACGGGGGCGAGCCCCGCCAAGTCGGTGCTCGTCCTCCGCTGGTCCTCGGGTGCCGACCGGAGGCGGGTCTTCGCCTACCGGTTCACCGGCGAGAGCGTCGGCATGGCGCTCGGCGCCCTGGCCTCCGGGGCGTTCGTCGACCTCTCCCGGCCCGACGGGATGACGACGTCGTACGTCACGGCCTGCGTCGCGCTCGGTCTGGCGATGCTCGTCGTCGCGATCGCAGCGCGCACGGCCCGAGACCGCTCATGGCGTGACGAGGCGCGGGCCCCGAGCCGGGTGGCCCTGCGCTCCGCCGTCAAGCAGATCGCCGTGATCCGGCCGCTGCGGTGGGTCGCCGTCATCACGGTCTCGTTGTCGCTGGCCTTCTACGCCCAGTTCGAGGCGGGGCTGCCGGCCTACGCGCTGTCGGTCCTCCACGTGGACGAGGTGATGATCGGGCTCGGCGCCGCGGTCAACTGCGCGACGATCGTCGCCCTCCAGCTCGTCATGCTGAAGCTCACGGCGAACCGGCAACCAGGGCCGTTGCTCATGCTCGTCGGCGGGATCTGGGTGCTCTGCTGGATCCTGCTCGGCCTGGCGCCGGGCTGGCCGGCGGTGTCCACGCTGATCTTCGTCTCGCTCTACGGTGTCTTCGCGGTGGGTGAGACGATCTTCGCGCCGCTCCTCAACCCGCTCGTCGCTCAGCTGGCACCCCCCGCCATCGTGGGGACGACCCTCGGCGCGTTCGCGGCGCTCCAGACGACCTTCTCCGCCGTGGGGCCGCTCGTCGCGGGGGTCCTCCTCGGTGGAGGACTGCCCGAGGCGTTCGTCGGCCTGCATCTGGCGATCAGCGTCATCGCGGTCGTGGCGGCCTGGCGCTTGCATCGGCTCCTCGGGATGCCTCCGCAGCAGAGGCGCACAAGATCTGAGCCGCGCCGGCCCCTTCCGGCGTCACCCGCGTTCGAGCCCGAGGTCCGTCGCGTCGAGGCACCCGATCCGTCGGGCGGCCGAAGAGCCGGCTGAGCCCGGGGACCTGGACCACCAATGCGGTAGGTCGTGAACGCGATCGCCCCACGGCCGTACACCGCACCGAGCACGCGACCTCTGCCGAGCGGCTGAACGCCGTGACCAAGCACGCTGCCCTGTGGCCACGCCTGCGCACGCTCGCCTCGCGCACCACAAGAGCTTCAGGAACCTGAGGGCGCCGCGAATGCGCACGGCCCTTGGTAGGTAAGGGGCGGCGGGGAGGAACACCGCTGGTACCGCGCCGGGATCGATCGCGTTCCGGTTTGTCCTCTTCATGGGGGTCGTCGACCTCTTCGTGACACCACCTACTCCGGTGGCGCGAGCATGAACGGATTGTTCCTCGCCTCGCTCGGCGCCGGCGCCGCCGTGATCAGCAGCGCGGGTGGGCTCAGCGAGTTCCTGAACTACCTCACCAGCGGGGTGTCCGGCTACTTCGCCGACCGGATAGGCCAGCGCTGGCCATTGGCGTTCGTCGGCTACGGCGTGAACCTTCTGGCCGTGCCGGCGCTGGCATTCGCCGGTCACTGGCAGGCCGCCGCCGGGCTGATCGTGGTGCAGGGCGTCGGGCGTGGGATCCGCAAGCCGCTCGTCCAGGCCATGTTGTCCTACACCACCAGGCAGTACGGCAAAGGGCGGGACTACGGGGTGAACACGGCGCTGGATCACACGGGACGTACCCTCGGCCCGCTGGTCATCGCTGGATAGCTCCTCCACGCGGCAGCATTCCGGGCGGCGTACGCGCTGCTCGTCATTCCGGCGGTACTGGCGTTGATGGCGTTGACCGTCGCGCGGATCCGGTTTCCTGCGCCCGCCTCGTTCGAACGGGAGCAGTCTCCCGAGCCGGCGTCGTCGCAGCAACAGCGGCACAGGGCGGGCGCCGAGGGATTCACCCGGTCGTACTGGCTCAACCTGGCGGCTGTGCGTCCTTCGGGGCGGGCCTGATGAACTTCGAGTTGATCTCGTTCCATCTGTCCCGGAGCGGAGCCACGCGCGACAGCGTGCCGCTCTCTCTCGCTGGCCACGAGCGTCGGCCAGTGCGGTTCTCACCCAGCCATCCGAACAACTTGTGCAGTTCTCGTACGAACAGGTCCGCCAAGCGTATCGACCCGGCACATGGACCCCGAACCCGGCAAACGCCGTAAGCCCAGACCGCACTGCCGACGAGCTATCAAGCCCGTTTCGCACCAGTGCTGCCGCGCGCGGCAAATGACGACGACTTGAAACCACCCGAGAACTCCCAGGCGGCGGCTGCCCAAGCTATTCTCCGGCTGTGCGAACTCGTCGCAGCGGAGACCGGAACCGACGCTGGACTCGCCCATCAGCTCGCCGACGTTGACATTACCGCGCTGACCACAGCTGCAACTGGGTCAGCAGCACATCTATGCAGCCTCGCTCATGCCGCGGCGATAGAGGCCGACCTTGCCGGCCTCCACCCACCGACCGCCGACCGGCTCGTTCGATCAGGCCGCAACGCTCGTGACCACTGCCCGGCGCGGAGATGGCCGAGCACCTCACATCTTTCCCCTTACGGTTCGGGGACCCAGTGGCCACCGACCCGAAGGCAGGATTGACGACTGGCTGACCCGCGTGGCGCGGGCCAGCCATTTCATGATGCCGCAGCATCGGCGTCAGCGTGCATGTCCATGCATCAGTCAACACAACTGCAAGTCAGCGGCCATTTTGATCATGTAGTTATAGTTCAGCTCGGGCCTCGGACACAAACCATTGCCCCACGGTGCGCGCTGAGATCCACTTCAGCGCGCACCATTTGCGTTCCAGGATGGTAGGCGAGCCGGAGTCCGAGTTGCCGGTAGACCTCGGCCTTGTCAGCCGGGTCGGCGTCGCGGAGCACGGCGGCGATGTCGCCGAGCGCGTTCACCAGGGCCGTGATCTCTGCTCGGCTCATCCGGCGCGGGGTGGTGCCCGCGTTCGCGCGCAGATCTGCTTCCGCCCGGGCGCGTTCGGCCTGTGTCTGGGCGATCCAGCCGGTGACGACCGCGGGGTCGGCACCAGCGTCGAGGGCGGCGCGGTAGCGCTCCAGCTTGGCGTCGCACTCGGTGATGATCGTCTGGGCTGCTGTGCCGGTTGCGGGCGGATGATCCAGGGGCTGGGCGTCGGCCATCGCGGTGATCGTTTGCTGGATGCGGTGGGGCGCGAAGGCGGAGGCCAGCCAGGTGTCGAGCGGGTCGGTGAGGGCGTCCTCCCGCAGGTACACGTTGCGGGGGTGTGGGACCTGGTTGGCGAGGGCGTACTCCTGCGGGAAGCGGCAGCGGTAGTAGGCGTCGCCGTGGTTGTACTGGCCCTGCATGCGTCGGTCACAGGCGGCGCAGTAGATCAGTCCGCGGAAGACGTACGGGTTGCGGGTGCGCTGCCTTACGTGTTGTCCACCGGTACCCCGGCCCCGCCGTTGCAGGATGGCTTGGGCCTGCTCGAAGGTCGCGTCGTCGATGAGTGGCTCGTGGGTGATCTCCTTGGAGACCACCCACTCGTCGCGAGCGTTCCAGCGCATCACCCCGGTGTGGCCCATCGCCACGTCGTCGACGTCGAGCAGCACCTCGTCGGTGCGTTGCTTGTTCCACACCTGCCGCCTTGGGGACCGGAATGCGCCAGGGCGCCCGTCAGGGATCGGCGCCGGCTCGATGCTGGCGGCGGCGCGTGATGCCGGATGGGCCGTCGGCAATGATGTCGGCGTGGAGTATGTGGCTAGGGTGCCCGGTCCGCCGCTGGACGGGCTGATCGTCGACCTCTATTACCTGGAGGGCGCTCCGCCGTACTCCCGGTTGATGCTGCCGGCGGCGCCCGCGCCATTGCTCATCGTCAACCTCGGAGCGCCGTTTCTCATCCGCGCAGGCACCGACGTAGACGCCGTGGAGTACGCCGACGGCTGCGCGGTCGCCACGCCCACGCGTGCGTGGGAGTTCAGCTATCCAACCCCGACCCGGTCCGTGGGCGTCCA is part of the Micromonospora cremea genome and encodes:
- a CDS encoding recombinase zinc beta ribbon domain-containing protein; protein product: MWNKQRTDEVLLDVDDVAMGHTGVMRWNARDEWVVSKEITHEPLIDDATFEQAQAILQRRGRGTGGQHVRQRTRNPYVFRGLIYCAACDRRMQGQYNHGDAYYRCRFPQEYALANQVPHPRNVYLREDALTDPLDTWLASAFAPHRIQQTITAMADAQPLDHPPATGTAAQTIITECDAKLERYRAALDAGADPAVVTGWIAQTQAERARAEADLRANAGTTPRRMSRAEITALVNALGDIAAVLRDADPADKAEVYRQLGLRLAYHPGTQMVRAEVDLSAHRGAMVCVRGPS